GTTGCCGCCTCGTCGATGAACTCTCGGCGGTGAGCGTCTTCTTCTGTTCCCCACGACGTAGACCAACCGAGGTCGCCTTCGCGAAGTGCATGGGGTTGCTTCGCGGCAGCGAGTCGGTCGAGGCGCCGCCGCCGGAGACGATGAGCTCGGTGCCGTTGCAGGTGTCGAGAGGCCACTGCCGGCTGTGATCGTGGCCCGAGAGGAGGTCGACCTTGCCCGCAGACGACGTCGTTCAAGAGCGCTCGACGCCCTTGCCGTTGATGGGCGCGGGCGGGTGGGACGCACTGACCTGGAAGGACCTGTTGCAGTCGTACTTGCCGGCGTTGCCGTGGGGACCGTTGGAGATCTTGGGGTGGTGCCCCATGGCGATCTTCCACGCTGCCGTCGACGCCGCCATCCACTTCGCGAGATCGGCGCGCTGCGCGTTGTCTTGCGCCTCGAAGAGCGGCGCGTCCTCTACCAGCACCGCGCTGGCGGCGCTGACCATCGACGCGTTCGTGTCGGCGATGAAGAGCCCGAGCGTACGCCCGCCGAATTTCTGGTGGTAGTGGCGGGCGGGAAAGAAGCGTCCACTTCTGCGGAGCTGCTGTAGCCGATCTCGCTCTCGCGCGCCCGAAGTTGGTGCCGGCGCCGTCGCCCGCACATCGTGAAGTTGCCAAGGGCGACGTAGAGTGAAACGCCAGGTTCGCGTACGGCTGCTCGAAGATGGTCTGGAAGATGGGGTCGTTCGCCGTGGGGCGCCCGCTTGGTAGATGTTGTCGCCGAGGAGAACGCCAAGTGGCAGCCGCTCGCCGCGCACTTGGCTTCCATGGCGGCGGCGACCTTGCACTGCCCGTCGGTCGCGGACGCGCAGCCCTTGCCTTGATCGCCCAGGGCCACGAAGCGCACTGTGGTCGCCGGCTCGAGCGGAGCGTCGGCTGCGTCAGGGGCGCCCGAGTCACTTGCGTCACTCGCGAGGGCGCCTCCGTCGGCGCCTCCGTCGAGCGGTGCGTCCGCGTCCGGCGTCGTCGCATCGCTCGCGAGCGCGGCGTCGCGCCCGCCATCCGTTGTCGCCGCATCGGACTCCAGCGGTGAGGACGTCGACGTCGCGTCGGGTACGCCTCCGTCCGTCGCGCCTGCGTCGCTCACTTCGTCGGCGCTCGTCGTGTCGTCGGCGCTGCCACAGGCCACGAAGGCGAAGAGCGCGACGGCCGTCAGAACGAACGGAAGGGATGGGTGCACCGGTGAACCGTACCGCGCGCCGACGGGCGGGCGAGAGGTCCGTCGGTTAAGGCCGCAGGATCGTCGGCGCGGTTCGAAGTCGAGGTCGAAGTCGAGGTCGGGGTCGAGGTCGAGGTCGAGGTCGAGGTCGAGGTCGAGGTCGAGGTCGAGGTCGAGGTCGAGGTGACTAGGGTCCTGTTGACCCGTCGAGATCTGGACTCCGTCACTGCTGGACTCCATCCAGTAATGTTCGAGGTCGAGGTCGAGGTCGGGGTCGGGGTCGAGGTCGGGGTCGAGGTCGGGGTCGGGGTCGGGGTCGCGGTCGCGGCTGAGACCGCGGCGACTACGCTCCCTCTCCCTCTTCCTCAGCATCCGCGCTGAGCCGATACGCGCTCGACAGGGGGATCCCAATCGCCCGCGCGGCGAAGCGGACGGACACGGGCGGCACGCCCTCGAACTCTTCCGAACAAGTGCACTGGTACGGATCTCTTCGCGGCGCTCGCGGAGCGCGGCAACGTCACTGTGTTGGGCTGGTGGTACCAAGATCGGCGCGGAAGCGCCCCTGCCTCGGCCTTCTCCAGATCGGCGTGCGTGGCGCAAACGAGGCCACGTCGATGGGCTTCTCGTCGCCGCCGACGGCCGGATGGTGCGCTCTTCGAGGACGCGCAGGAGCTTCGGTTGCCTCGAGCGGCAGCTCGGCGAGCTCGTCTAGGAAAGAGCACCGCGGCGGGCCCTCGAAGGCGCCGGCGCGATCGGCGGTGCGCGCCCGTGTACGCGCCGCGGACGGCCGAAGAGCTCGGCCCTCGGCGTAGGTCCTTGGAAGTTGGCGCAGTTGCGGCGCTTTGATGTGCGGGCGCCCGCTCGGCGGCGTAGTGCGAGGCGATGATCTCTTTGCCGCGCCCGTAACCGGCTTGCATCGAAAGAGCGTGAAGGCGCGCCGTGCGGCATCGGCGACCTCGGCGCGAATGCGCGCCATGGCGGGACGATTTGACGATGACAGTCTTTGAGGAGCGTCGAGCGGAGGTTTTGGCTGAAAGGGCCCGACTGCCAGCCGACGCGATGCAGATCGGGCTCGAGAGATGAGGCAGCTCCCGGCGCGCAAGACGCTGCGCTCTGCGAGGGGCGTGTGCGCACCGTGCCTGCCGTGGATGGGCGCGCCGTTGAGGTACGTGCCACGCGCCCGCCGCGATCGCGAATGATGAGCGCGTCGCCCTCGACTTGCACGTCGCAGTGGAGGCGCGACATCGCCGGGTCGTTGGGAAACTCGATGAGCGCGGGCCGACGAGCGCCCGATACCCGCCAGGGCGCCGTGCCGCCGCCGATGGGCGAGGCCGAGTTGCGGCATCGACGGACCACACGAGGAGAAGCCCCGCGCCAGCGGCGGCGCCTCGCGTATGCGGCGCGTCGTCCGCAGTCTCGTTCGAGGTGTCGCTGAGGAAGGGCACGCGCGGAGAGGCCACGGAGAGCGAGGGTAAAACGAGGTGGGGAGGGAAAGCTCCACGTTCGTCGTCATTGGCGCCGTGCCTTGGCGCCCTTGCTGCGAGGCTTCGAGAACTCTGCGTAGAAGCGCCCGAGGTCGCGCAGCGCGCGCTGGAGGCGAGCGAGGACGGGCATCTGAGGCCGCCGTTCTTCAGCTCGTCCATCGCGGTCGGATGAATTGATGTCACCGCCGGCGACACTTTCTTGGCAGCGGGCGCGCTCCGTAACACTGCGCCGGACTGGACCTGCCGTCCGAGTTCGCGCTTGGTCCACCGCGCCTTGACCGCCGCGAGCACGTAGAACTCGCGGGTCTCACGGCTTTGCCTGGTTGAGGATGATGAGATGGTGCGTCCATGGCAATTGTCTCACCAGTGGTGGAGACTCCTCGTTGGTCCGAACTCCCGGATCGGGGGCAGCGTGCGGTGGTGGCGGCCGGGCGGCAGGACTCGAGCGCCCGAGGATCGCTTCTGGCTCCAGCCTCCAGCCTTTTTGCTCGAGGATCAGCCTCCTCTCGGCCTCTCCGCCTCTTGCCGTCACTGGGCGACGCAACTTCTCCCGCGGTCCGGCCGAAGAGGTCTCCGCATGCCTTCGAGCTTGAGGTGCTGCTCTCGCTAGCCAGACGCGCCCCTCTGCTGGCGGCGGGGCTGCTGCGGGTGCTCGGTGTGGAGGTGCCCGCGCATCGAGCTGGCGCGCACCGACTCCGCGGATCTGACGGAGCTGGCGCCGACGGCCCTACGCGAGCCGATCCCGTGGTGGTGCTCGAGAATGGCGCGTCGCGTACCAGCGTCGTCGTCGAGGTGCAGCTCGATTGGGATTCGAGGAAGCGTTACTCGTGGCCGGTCTACGCGGCGACGTTGGTGCGGCGCGCCTTGAGTACCCGTCGCGTGCTCGTCGTGGTCCCCACGGAGGCCTTGGCGAGTGGTGCCGGCAGACCTCTGGACCTGGGCCCAGGAACTTCGTTTGCCAGTGGTCTTAGGGCCAGGCGCGATTCCATGTCACCGACGAGGTGCAGGCGAAGCGCGCGCCCGAGCTGGCGGTGCTGTCGGTCTTGGCCCATGGCCACGAGCCCAACGCAGAGCGCATCGCGGCACCCGCGCTGGAGGCGGTCGCCACGTTGGCGAGCGACTTTGCGATGCTATATTCCGAAGTCATAGAAGAAGCGCTAAGCCCCGCCGCGAAGGCTGCCCTGGAGAAGCTGATGGACATCCGAAAGTACGAGTTCAAAAGCGAGTTCGCGAAGAAGCACCGGGCCGAGGGCCGCCAGGAGGGGCGCGTCGGGGCCCTGCTGGCGATTCTGGAGGCGCGCGGTCTCTCCGTTTCCGAGGCGGAGCAAGAAGCGATCGCCGCTTGCACCGACGCAACCCTCCTCACGCGTTGGATTCGCAAGGCGGCAACGGCCGCTACCGTCGCCGAGGTCTTCGCCGAAGGGTGAAGGCTGCCTGGGAAGCTGATGGACATCCGAAAGTACGAGTTCAAAAGCGAGTTCGCGAAGAAGCACCGGGCGGAGGGCGCGAGGAGGGGCGCGTCGGGGCCCTTCTGGCGATTCTGGAGGCGCGCGGTCTCTCTCCGTTTCCGAGGCGGAACAAGCGATCGCCGCTTGCACCGACGACGCGGTGCTCACGCGTTGGATTCGCAAGGCGGCAACGGCAGCGACGGTTGCGGAGGTCTTCGCGGAAGGGTGACGGTCGCGGTCGACCGCTGCAGTCGTCCTATCCCGCCCGACTATCCCCCCGAGCTGAGGCTCTCCGGGCAGCCGAGCTTCTCGTTCGTGCCCCGCCCTCGAGGAGGCCGGCCTCGAGCAGTCGGCGGACTCGCCAGATGAAAGATCGCCAACGGGCAGGTCAGCCAGCACGAGCCCGAGGACGCGCGTACTCCCGGTCAATCGACGCAGGCCGCGCGGAGGACCGCATCGTGCACATCGACAGCGAGAGTGGGACGATGCGGCCCTGGCGCAGGTCACTGTAGGCAGCCGGGATGCGCGACGATCGTTGCCAGCGCCGCGCGCGCCATGAACATCGGGATCCGACGCCGGTGTTGCCAGGCTCCCATCACCTCGCCGCCGGAGAGCGCGACGGAGCGATAGAACGAGGGCAGCGCACGGCGCGGACCGCCGCCGCCCATGTGAACCTCGAACGCGCGCCTCGGGGTGTGCTCGCAGCTGGAAGCAGGTGCGGAGCATCACCCGTGCTCGGCCGGGTCCGGGCCGTGCCACACGACGACGGGCCGCGGGTCTGCGCGGAGCCTCGCCCATAGCGCCGAGTCATCGAGCGACGTCTCCTCTGAGAACGTCTGCCGCGGGAACGCCCGCGCTGAGCATCTGCCACCACGCGTCGCGTTGCTTCGCGCCGCGGTCGACGCCGGCCAGGGGCCGACCTGCAGCCCATCCCGCAAGTCCACGACCCCGTCGTCTCGCCCTAGCTCGCCGAGCGCCTTCCGAACGCCCGCCGGCCATGGTGGAGGCGGCGATGTGGAGGAAGGAGAGGGGCATGGAGAAGGGCGGACGCTGCAGCGGCCACCAGCTTCCTAGCAGTCAACCGGTCACGCGGGCAGAAGTCGAGGCCAGAAGCCCAAGCCAGAGCGACGACGGCGCCGAGGGCGATCCGCGGGTACGCCCCCCACGCGAACTCATGCGAATCAGCACGTGGAACGTCGATCCGACAGTGCGCGTCTCGTGGAACTAGGCAACATGGCTCTCCCCCCCCGGGACTTCGACGTTCACCCCATGCGCCGAGCGATGCCCTTCACCGTGAGCAAACACGCGGCGAGCTCGTCGCCGAAGCGCTCTCTCAGCTCGGGCCTCGCCGCGAACGCTTCGACCAAGTCGTCGGCGTCGGCGACGGCGCGCAGGCGCCGCCCCGCTGCCTCGACGAGCGACACGTAGAGCTCGGCGCCAGCGAGGGGCGGCGCGACGGGCTGCGCGACGGGCTGCGCGATGAGCCGCGGGGGCGCTCTCGAACACGGGCGTGGGCGCCGAGGTGCTTGGCAGGGTGAGCCACGTCAGGACGCGCGAGAGCACCTCGGGATCGTCTTCGGTGGCCACGGAGACCACCGCTGACGTGATCACGCCGCCGACAGGAGCGGCTTGCCGACCCACTCTCCTGGCGGAACGCCGAAGAGGCTCGCCTCGCCCACGCGAGGGGATCGCCGTCGATCTCGTGGATGACGTTGCCGTGCGAGTCGCCGCGCAGGACGGCGACTCGCCGCGAGCCAAGGGGCCCGAAGGCGACGTGATACGTGCTCGACCCTGTTTTTACCCGAAAGGTCTGCCAGCCAGGGCTCGCGCTCGCGGGGGCTGTGAAGATCATCGTGTGTTGTTTGGACATCGGGGCTCCTTGCATCGATGTCGGTGCTTCGTCTCTCTTCTGACACACGGCTCGCCAGTTTCGGCGCGCGCGGCAAGCTCCTCGCGGTGCCCATTCGTCCAGTGGCGCCTAATCGCGCGAGCCGTTTCGGCGTCGCGCCTCCCCATAGTGCCGTCGGCTTTGCGGCCCTGTCTCCCGGCCTCCGTCTCCCCCGCGATCTTGCCGAGCCGCTCTCGCCGTCAACGCGTCACCCCAGAAAGGGAACTCCATGTCGCTTGGTGCCTCGACGACCGCTGCTGCACGTACCCTTCGCAACGCCACGACGGAGCGTGAGAGCGCCCGGAACACGCTGGCCGCGTGCGTGCGCGCCGTCGCTCTCAACAGCCTGGCGCGCATGCGCCTGCCGCTTGAGGCCGCCGAAGATCTGGCTCACGACGTGCTCCTCGAGCTGGTCGCGAGCATCGAAGGTGGCGCCGTGGCTGACGGGCGCGAGGCGGCCTACGTGCGCCGCGCCGCGAAGCACCGCGCCATCGACGCGCTACGCCGCCAGCGCGGCCGCGCCGCGGTGCCCCTCGAGGTGCTGGACGAGGAAGGCGAAGGCAAGGGCCAGGGTAGCGGCGGCGTCGAAAATCCCGAGGCGCTCCTCCTTCGCGATGAAGAGGCGCGCCGCGTGCACGAGCAGCTCGCCGCTGTTCGGGCCCTCGTGGCTGCGGCGCCGCGCCGCGTCCGCGAACCGCTGTCGGCCGTCTACCTCGAAGGGCGAGCCATCGCCGAGTTGGTGGCAGCGGAGCTTCGACCGGAGGAGCGCTCTTGCGTGGCCAGCCAGCGTCGCGTGCGGGCTCGCGTCGACAAGGCCCTCGAGCGGGCGCGCGGCTGGTTGCGCGAGCGCGTGCGCCTGGCCGACGCCTCGTCAGTCGTTGGCGCGCGCGCGTGCGCTCCGAAGCGTGCCCTCGGCGAGGGCGAGCACGCACGAGGCGAGCCTCGGGCTCTCGGGTCGCGCGGCCTCGCCGAGCCCTGCGAGGTACCGGGCCACTTGCAAGATGGCCGTCGTCTCGGCGGTGACGCGGATGCCGCCGTCGATCTCCTCGGGGCGCATGCCCGGCAAGAGGTTGCGCGCGACCCAGCGCGCCTCCGGATCGCGAACGAAGAACGACAAGACCTCGGTGGGCCCGTCTTGGTGAAAGCCGTCGAGGCTCGCGTCGTGAAACGTCGCGACGTCGGCCGGCGCCGCGGGGCGAAAGGGCTCGTGCTCGTCGAGTCGAGCCTCGAAGACGTTGTCGATGCGGAACCACTTGAGCGTGCCGGAGCGGTGGCACGTCGCGATGATGCGAGCCGGCGGCCCGATCACGACGCGGTGCACGGAGACGTGCCGAGCGCCCTCGGCGCCGCGCCCCGCGCTGAAGTACCGGACGCGCGCGGCGATGCGCTGCGCGGCGGCGTCCTCGAGGACCGACTGGTAGCGCTCCGACGGGCCCGCTCGCGTCAGGTGGCACGATGGCCGTCCCGACGAGCGCGGCCATGTCGCCGCGCGCCGGCAGCTGCCGCAAGATCGACTCGAGGACCTGATCGCGCGAGCGGCTCTTGGGCAGCCGCGCGAGGAGGCGCAAGAGCTCGCCGACCTCCGCGTCCTTGAAGACGACGGCGCCGGGGAACCAGCTCTTGGGCACGCTCCACCAGACGTGCGGGTGGTCTTCCTCGCGCTCGAGCGGGAACCCGTAGGCCTGGAGCTCTTCGAGGCGCTTGCGTAGCGCCGGCACGGCGATCTCGATGCGGCGCGCGAGCGAGGCTTGCTTCCAGCTGCGCTCTTCGAGGAACGCTTGGACGATGGCGACGACGGTGGCCGTGCTGGAGCGTTGACCCATGAGCGAAACGGGATGGTTCACGAGGCGGGGCCACTTGGGAAGGGGCACGCGGGGAGGGGACGCGGGGAGGGGGACGCGGGGAGGGGG
The DNA window shown above is from Myxococcales bacterium and carries:
- a CDS encoding WYL domain-containing protein, translating into MRSSSRSCGSCRRAATWPRSSGRPSCHLTRAGPSERYQSVLEDAAAQRIAARVRYFSAGRGAEGARHVSVHRVVIGPPARIIATCHRSGTLKWFRIDNVFEARLDEHEPFRPAAPADVATFHDASLDGFHQDGPTEVLSFFVRDPEARWVARNLLPGMRPEEIDGGIRVTAETTAILQVARYLAGLGEAARPESPRLASCVLALAEGTLRSARARAND